In Simplicispira sp. 125, one DNA window encodes the following:
- the hscB gene encoding Fe-S protein assembly co-chaperone HscB, translating into MNLQSDDFELFGVPRRFAQERSALDARWKELQREAHPDRHTASNAAVQRQAMQWSVRINEAYQRIKDPLRRAAYLCELNGAPIRAEDNTAMPADFLVQQMEWREALEDAENLAEVDALEAQVHQARRTTLERCADFIDQQQDYAAAARQVRALMFIARFALDIERKQEQLGQ; encoded by the coding sequence ATGAACCTTCAATCCGACGATTTTGAGTTGTTTGGTGTGCCAAGGCGTTTTGCCCAGGAGCGCAGTGCGCTCGATGCACGCTGGAAAGAACTGCAGCGTGAAGCCCACCCCGACCGCCATACCGCCAGCAATGCCGCAGTACAACGCCAGGCCATGCAATGGTCGGTGCGCATCAACGAGGCGTATCAGCGCATCAAGGACCCGCTGCGCCGGGCGGCCTACCTGTGTGAGTTGAACGGTGCGCCGATCCGCGCTGAGGACAACACCGCCATGCCCGCTGATTTTTTGGTGCAGCAAATGGAATGGCGCGAAGCGCTCGAAGATGCAGAAAATCTGGCCGAAGTCGATGCGCTGGAAGCCCAGGTGCACCAGGCCCGGCGCACCACCCTGGAGCGCTGCGCCGATTTCATCGACCAGCAGCAGGACTATGCTGCTGCAGCCCGCCAGGTCAGAGCCCTCATGTTCATTGCGCGTTTTGCGCTCGACATCGAGCGCAAGCAGGAGCAACTGGGACAATAG
- the fdx gene encoding ISC system 2Fe-2S type ferredoxin yields the protein MPVIKILPHPEYCPAGTEITAPVGTSICEALLENHINIEHACDMSCACTTCHVIVRDGFSSLNEAEEEEEDLLDRAWGLEPQSRLSCQTILTTRDVTIEIPKYSINHAKENH from the coding sequence ATGCCTGTCATCAAAATCCTGCCCCACCCCGAGTATTGCCCCGCAGGCACCGAGATCACTGCCCCCGTGGGCACCTCGATCTGCGAGGCCTTGCTGGAAAACCATATCAACATCGAGCACGCCTGCGACATGAGCTGTGCCTGCACGACCTGCCATGTCATCGTGCGCGATGGTTTTTCTTCGCTCAATGAGGCCGAAGAAGAAGAGGAAGACCTGCTTGACCGCGCCTGGGGCCTGGAGCCGCAGTCACGCCTGAGCTGCCAGACCATACTGACAACCCGGGATGTGACCATAGAGATTCCCAAATACTCGATCAACCACGCCAAGGAAAACCACTGA
- the hscA gene encoding Fe-S protein assembly chaperone HscA, producing the protein MALLQISEPGQSPAPHQRRIAVGIDLGTTHSLVAAVRNGVAECLPDGEGRVLLPSVVRYLQGGGRQIGYAAVAAQQGDAGNTIASAKRLMGRGLADIAQVDKLPYELVAAGQGGGMVSIATADGTKSPVEVSAEILASLRQRAEDTFDDDLYGAVITVPAYFDDAQRQATKDAAQLAGINLLRLINEPTAAAIAYGLDNASEGVYAVYDLGGGTFDISILRLTQGVFEVLATGGDSALGGDDYDTALADWVLAQCGVQVHTPADKTAAQLAARACKEALTATKNVVYSALLAGSRVSFDVNRNDFEAATAALTARSLAAVRRALRDAQLTRDDVQGVVMVGGSTRMPQVQRAVGDFFGREPLTNLDPDEVVALGAAIQANQLAGNNTTGDLLLLDVIPLSLGVETMGGLVERIVARNETIPTAKAQDFTTYKDGQTALAIHVVQGERDLVQDCRSLARFELRGIPPMAAGAARIRVTFTVDADGLLSVGAREQISGVEAYIDVKPSYGLSDEQIARMLQEGFSTAAQDMQARALVEARVDADRMLIATQSALDADGDILSPSERDSIDALMNALRQTVSVADSAATLEDATQALAKGTEAFAAQRMNRGIRQALAGKNVQTL; encoded by the coding sequence ATGGCGCTGTTGCAGATTTCCGAACCCGGCCAGTCCCCCGCACCCCACCAGCGACGCATTGCTGTGGGTATTGACCTGGGCACCACCCATTCGCTGGTGGCCGCTGTGCGCAACGGCGTGGCTGAATGCCTGCCCGATGGCGAAGGCCGGGTGCTGCTGCCTTCGGTCGTGCGTTACCTGCAGGGCGGGGGCCGCCAGATTGGGTATGCTGCCGTGGCAGCGCAGCAGGGTGATGCCGGTAACACCATTGCCTCCGCAAAGCGTCTGATGGGGCGGGGCCTGGCCGATATTGCCCAGGTCGACAAGTTGCCTTATGAGCTGGTGGCCGCAGGGCAGGGTGGCGGCATGGTCAGCATTGCCACGGCCGATGGCACCAAATCGCCGGTAGAGGTCAGCGCCGAGATCCTGGCCAGCCTGCGCCAGCGGGCCGAAGACACTTTCGATGACGACCTGTATGGCGCCGTGATCACCGTGCCGGCCTACTTTGACGATGCCCAGCGCCAGGCCACCAAGGATGCCGCGCAACTGGCGGGTATCAACCTCCTGCGCCTTATCAATGAGCCCACGGCTGCCGCGATTGCCTATGGCCTGGACAACGCCAGCGAAGGCGTTTATGCCGTTTATGACCTGGGCGGCGGAACCTTTGACATTTCCATCTTGCGGCTGACGCAAGGGGTTTTTGAGGTGCTGGCCACGGGTGGTGACTCAGCCCTGGGAGGAGATGACTACGACACGGCGCTGGCCGATTGGGTGTTGGCGCAGTGCGGTGTGCAGGTGCACACCCCGGCCGACAAGACGGCGGCGCAATTGGCTGCACGGGCCTGCAAAGAGGCGTTGACTGCTACCAAAAATGTAGTTTATAGCGCCCTATTGGCGGGCTCTAGAGTAAGTTTTGATGTCAATCGCAATGATTTCGAGGCAGCTACGGCTGCGCTCACGGCGCGCTCGCTTGCCGCCGTGCGCAGGGCGCTGCGCGATGCCCAGCTGACCCGCGATGACGTGCAGGGCGTGGTCATGGTGGGTGGCTCCACACGTATGCCGCAGGTGCAACGTGCCGTTGGAGATTTTTTCGGCCGTGAACCTCTGACCAACCTGGACCCTGACGAAGTGGTCGCCCTGGGCGCCGCCATCCAGGCCAACCAGCTGGCGGGTAACAACACCACGGGTGATTTGCTGCTGCTGGACGTGATCCCGCTCTCACTGGGTGTGGAGACCATGGGCGGGTTGGTGGAGCGCATCGTTGCGCGCAACGAGACGATTCCCACCGCCAAGGCCCAGGATTTCACCACCTATAAAGATGGCCAGACCGCCCTGGCCATCCATGTAGTGCAAGGCGAACGCGATCTGGTGCAGGATTGCCGCAGCCTGGCACGCTTTGAGTTGCGGGGCATTCCCCCCATGGCGGCGGGCGCCGCGCGCATCCGTGTCACTTTTACCGTCGATGCCGATGGCCTGCTCAGCGTGGGTGCGCGCGAGCAAATCAGCGGTGTGGAAGCGTATATCGACGTCAAGCCCAGCTATGGGCTGAGTGACGAACAGATCGCCCGCATGCTGCAGGAGGGCTTCTCCACGGCCGCGCAGGACATGCAGGCGCGCGCCTTGGTAGAAGCCCGTGTCGATGCCGACCGCATGCTGATCGCCACGCAAAGTGCACTCGACGCGGATGGCGATATCCTGTCTCCGAGCGAGCGCGACAGCATTGACGCTCTCATGAACGCCTTGCGCCAAACAGTTTCGGTGGCCGATAGCGCCGCCACGCTGGAAGACGCCACGCAGGCCCTGGCCAAGGGTACGGAGGCCTTTGCTGCTCAGCGCATGAACCGCGGCATCCGCCAGGCGCTGGCCGGTAAAAACGTCCAGACCCTCTAA
- the iscA gene encoding iron-sulfur cluster assembly protein IscA, which produces MAITLTEAAARHVSRYLSRRGKGLGVRLGVKTSGCSGLAYKLEYVDDAEPEDIIFENHGVKVLIDPKSLAYIDGTELDFVREGLNEGFRFSNPNERDRCGCGESFRV; this is translated from the coding sequence ATGGCAATTACCCTGACCGAAGCGGCAGCCCGGCATGTCAGCCGTTACCTGTCGCGGCGTGGCAAGGGCCTGGGAGTGCGTCTGGGTGTCAAGACCAGCGGTTGCTCGGGCCTGGCGTACAAGCTCGAATACGTGGACGACGCTGAGCCGGAAGACATCATTTTCGAGAACCACGGCGTGAAGGTGCTGATCGATCCCAAGAGCCTGGCCTATATCGACGGCACGGAGCTGGACTTCGTGCGTGAGGGGCTGAATGAAGGCTTTCGCTTCAGCAACCCGAACGAACGTGACCGCTGCGGATGTGGAGAGAGCTTCCGCGTCTGA
- the iscR gene encoding Fe-S cluster assembly transcriptional regulator IscR — MRLTTKGRFAVTAMIDLALRQGNGPVTLAAISQRQRISLSYLEQLFGKLRRHELVESTRGPGGGYTLARKAGDITIADIIVSVDEPIDATQCGGKENCMGEAGRCMTHDLWATLNQRVVEFLDSVTLQKLVDEQLAKGLTIEDKPMTRRAISTTPVIKPIRVNAPNSVFALGNVFAKS; from the coding sequence ATGCGTCTCACTACCAAAGGCCGTTTTGCGGTCACCGCGATGATCGATCTGGCCTTGCGCCAAGGCAATGGACCAGTCACCCTGGCTGCCATCAGCCAGCGCCAGCGCATTTCGCTGTCGTACCTGGAGCAGCTGTTTGGCAAACTGCGCCGCCATGAGCTGGTGGAATCCACCCGCGGCCCTGGCGGCGGTTACACGCTGGCGCGCAAAGCCGGTGACATCACCATTGCCGACATCATTGTGTCGGTTGATGAGCCCATCGATGCCACGCAATGCGGCGGCAAGGAAAACTGCATGGGCGAAGCCGGTCGTTGCATGACGCACGACCTCTGGGCCACCTTGAACCAGCGCGTGGTTGAGTTTCTGGACTCCGTCACGTTGCAAAAACTGGTGGACGAGCAGTTGGCCAAAGGCTTGACGATCGAAGACAAGCCGATGACCCGCCGTGCCATCTCCACCACGCCTGTGATCAAACCGATCCGCGTGAATGCCCCCAATTCAGTGTTTGCCCTGGGCAACGTGTTCGCCAAATCCTGA
- a CDS encoding universal stress protein codes for MTSLTRILAATDLSAHARHATERAALVSKDTAALLDLLHVANLAPLERLRQLMDTSPEEMERRVLDAARQRLHDLAASLQQRYGVVAGTHAVVGPVLAELARQVDSQDAGLLVCGAKGESIIRHHLLGTTALRMLSTTKCPVLVVKQPPHESYRRLLVPVDFSPSSLRAIRHARSIAPQAGIVLLHTFEAPFEGKLRYASVDEDTINDYRVVARQEAIQKLHALCEKAGLLPYETHQIVLHGNPTLHIIEQEQEQDCDLIVVGKHGESVLEDLLLGSVTRYVLAESQSDVLVSV; via the coding sequence ACGCGCCGCCCTCGTGAGCAAGGATACGGCTGCGCTGCTCGATCTGCTGCATGTGGCGAATCTGGCGCCTCTGGAGCGGCTGCGGCAGTTGATGGACACATCGCCAGAGGAGATGGAGCGGCGGGTGCTCGATGCTGCGCGGCAACGGCTCCACGATCTGGCAGCTTCACTCCAGCAACGCTACGGTGTGGTTGCGGGCACGCATGCGGTGGTCGGCCCTGTGTTGGCGGAACTGGCCAGGCAGGTCGATAGCCAGGATGCCGGTCTGCTGGTTTGCGGAGCCAAAGGGGAAAGCATCATTCGGCACCATTTGCTGGGAACGACGGCGCTACGGATGTTGAGCACGACGAAATGTCCTGTTCTGGTGGTCAAGCAGCCCCCGCACGAATCCTATCGTCGGCTCCTTGTGCCCGTCGATTTTTCGCCTTCATCGCTGCGCGCGATCCGGCATGCACGCAGCATTGCCCCACAGGCTGGCATCGTTCTGCTGCATACCTTTGAGGCTCCTTTCGAGGGGAAGTTGCGCTACGCCAGCGTGGATGAGGACACCATCAACGACTATCGGGTCGTTGCCAGACAGGAAGCCATCCAGAAACTCCACGCACTGTGCGAGAAAGCCGGGCTGTTGCCCTACGAAACCCACCAGATCGTCCTACATGGCAATCCGACCTTGCACATCATCGAGCAAGAACAGGAGCAGGATTGCGATCTGATCGTGGTGGGCAAGCACGGTGAGAGCGTGCTGGAGGATCTGCTGCTGGGCAGCGTCACCAGGTACGTTCTGGCCGAATCGCAAAGCGACGTCCTGGTGTCGGTGTGA
- the iscU gene encoding Fe-S cluster assembly scaffold IscU codes for MAYSEKVIDHYENPRNVGSFDKGDDSVGTGMVGAPACGDVMKLQIKVNPETGVIEDARFKTYGCGSAIASSSLVTEWVKGKTLDQAAALKNSEIAQELALPPVKIHCSILAEDAIKAAVQDYKTKHGTAVAA; via the coding sequence ATGGCTTACTCAGAAAAAGTGATCGACCATTACGAGAATCCGCGCAATGTGGGTTCGTTTGACAAGGGCGATGATTCCGTGGGCACCGGCATGGTCGGCGCCCCGGCCTGCGGCGACGTGATGAAGCTGCAGATCAAGGTCAACCCCGAAACGGGTGTCATTGAGGATGCACGCTTCAAGACCTATGGCTGTGGCTCGGCTATCGCTTCATCATCGCTGGTGACCGAATGGGTCAAGGGCAAGACGCTGGACCAGGCGGCGGCCCTCAAGAACAGCGAAATTGCCCAGGAACTGGCGTTGCCGCCGGTCAAGATTCACTGCTCCATCCTTGCAGAAGACGCCATCAAGGCGGCGGTGCAGGACTACAAAACCAAACACGGCACCGCTGTTGCCGCCTGA
- the uvrB gene encoding excinuclease ABC subunit UvrB: MSMQETAIEPAKGQFVQFPGSPFELYQPYPPAGDQPTAIDLLVEGVNAGEVFQTLLGVTGSGKTFTMANVIARLGRAAIVFAPNKTLAAQLYSEFREFFPKNAVEYFVSYYDYYQPEAYVPQRDLFIEKDSAINEHIEQMRLSCTKSLLERRDVVIVATVSAIYGIGNPESYHRMVMTLRAGDKLGQRDAIAQLVRMQYQRNDMDFSRGNFRVRGDTIDVFPAEHSELALRIELFDDEIESLQLFDPLTGRVRQNIPRFTVYPSSHYVTPRDQVLLAVEAIKAELSERLKQLLADGKLVEAQRLEQRTRFDLEMLSEVGHCKGIENYSRHLAGTAAGDPPSTLTDYLPRDALMFLDESHQMIGQLNAMYNGDRSRKTTLVEYGFRLPSALDNRPLKFEEFEARMRQVVFVSATPADYEKQHASQVVEQVVRPTGLVDPLVEVRPATHQVDDVLQEIRIRADLGERVLITTLTKRMAEQLTDYLTDNGVKVRYLHSDVDTVERVEIIRDLRLGAFDVLVGINLLREGLDIPEVSLVAILDADKEGFLRSERSLIQTIGRAARNVSGKAILYADRVTDSMARAIGETERRRARQVAFNTANGITPRSIVKQVRDLIDGVYSEKAGKDAQRLEQEALQRARAEDMSEKDLAREIKRLEKLMLEHARNLEFEQAARVRDQLARLKDMAFGAHGSDNAPLAG; the protein is encoded by the coding sequence ATGTCCATGCAAGAAACCGCCATCGAACCCGCCAAGGGGCAGTTCGTCCAGTTCCCCGGCTCGCCCTTCGAGCTGTACCAGCCTTACCCCCCTGCGGGCGACCAGCCCACCGCCATCGACCTGTTGGTGGAGGGAGTGAATGCGGGAGAGGTGTTCCAGACCCTGCTGGGTGTGACCGGCTCGGGCAAAACCTTCACCATGGCCAACGTGATTGCGCGCCTGGGCCGGGCTGCCATTGTGTTTGCGCCCAACAAGACGCTGGCGGCGCAGCTCTACAGCGAGTTCCGTGAGTTCTTTCCGAAGAACGCGGTGGAATACTTCGTCAGCTACTACGACTACTACCAGCCCGAGGCCTACGTGCCCCAGCGCGATCTGTTCATCGAAAAGGACAGCGCCATCAATGAGCACATCGAGCAGATGCGCCTGTCGTGCACCAAAAGCTTGCTGGAGCGGCGCGATGTGGTGATCGTGGCCACGGTGTCGGCCATTTACGGCATTGGCAACCCCGAGAGCTACCACCGCATGGTCATGACGCTGCGTGCGGGCGACAAACTGGGCCAGCGTGATGCGATTGCGCAGTTGGTGCGCATGCAGTACCAGCGCAATGACATGGACTTTTCGCGCGGCAATTTTCGCGTGCGGGGCGACACCATTGATGTGTTTCCGGCCGAGCATTCGGAGCTGGCCCTGCGCATTGAGCTGTTTGACGACGAGATCGAGAGTCTGCAACTGTTCGATCCGCTCACCGGCCGGGTGCGCCAGAACATTCCGCGCTTTACCGTGTACCCCAGCAGCCACTACGTCACGCCGCGCGACCAGGTGCTGCTGGCGGTCGAAGCCATCAAGGCCGAACTGTCGGAGCGCCTCAAGCAACTGCTGGCCGACGGCAAGCTGGTCGAAGCGCAGCGCCTGGAACAGCGCACGCGCTTTGACCTGGAAATGCTCAGCGAGGTGGGCCATTGCAAAGGCATCGAAAACTACTCGCGCCACCTGGCAGGCACGGCGGCGGGCGACCCGCCCAGCACGCTGACCGACTATTTGCCGCGCGATGCATTGATGTTTCTGGACGAGAGCCACCAGATGATCGGCCAGCTCAACGCCATGTACAACGGCGACCGCTCGCGCAAGACCACGTTGGTGGAATATGGCTTCCGGCTCCCCAGTGCGCTCGATAACCGGCCACTCAAGTTCGAGGAATTCGAAGCCCGCATGCGCCAGGTGGTGTTCGTGTCTGCCACTCCGGCCGACTACGAAAAGCAGCACGCGAGCCAGGTGGTCGAACAGGTGGTACGGCCCACGGGCCTGGTCGATCCCTTGGTGGAAGTGCGGCCCGCCACCCACCAGGTGGACGATGTGCTGCAGGAAATCCGCATCCGCGCCGACCTGGGTGAGCGCGTGCTGATCACCACGCTGACCAAGCGCATGGCTGAGCAGCTCACCGACTACCTGACCGACAACGGCGTCAAGGTGCGCTATCTGCACAGCGATGTGGACACTGTGGAGCGCGTGGAGATCATCCGCGACCTGCGGCTGGGCGCCTTCGATGTGCTGGTGGGTATCAACCTGCTGCGCGAGGGCCTGGATATTCCCGAAGTGTCGCTGGTGGCCATTCTGGATGCGGACAAGGAAGGTTTTTTGCGCTCCGAGCGCAGCCTGATCCAGACCATTGGCCGGGCGGCACGCAATGTTTCGGGCAAGGCCATTCTGTATGCCGACCGTGTGACCGATTCCATGGCACGCGCCATCGGCGAGACCGAGCGCAGGCGCGCCCGGCAGGTCGCATTCAATACCGCGAATGGCATTACGCCGCGCAGCATTGTCAAGCAGGTAAGAGACCTGATTGATGGCGTCTACAGCGAGAAGGCGGGCAAGGACGCCCAACGCCTGGAGCAAGAGGCACTGCAGCGCGCACGGGCGGAGGATATGTCGGAAAAAGACCTGGCCCGTGAGATCAAGCGGCTGGAGAAGCTGATGCTGGAACATGCCCGCAACCTGGAGTTTGAACAGGCTGCCCGCGTACGCGACCAGTTGGCACGCCTCAAAGACATGGCCTTTGGTGCCCATGGTAGCGACAATGCCCCTCTGGCAGGCTAG
- a CDS encoding amino acid aminotransferase, with the protein MSLFSAVEMAPRDPILGLNEQFNADTNPHKVNLGVGVYFDDNGKLPLLACVQAAEKTMMEKPTPRGYLPIDGIAAYDNAVKGLVFGADSEPVQSGRVATVQAIGGTGGLKIGADFLKKVSPDAKVLISDPSWENHRALFTNAGFTVDTYAYYDAEKRGVNFDGMLASLNAAAPGTIVVLHACCHNPTGYDITPAQWDQVIAVVKAKNLTAFLDMAYQGFGHGIQEDGAVIQKFVASGLSFFVSTSFSKSFSLYGERVGGLSVLCADKEEASRVLSQLKIVIRTNYSNPPTHGGAVVAAVLNNPELRALWEKELGEMRVRIKAMRQKLVDGLKAAGVQKDMSFITQQIGMFSYSGLSKDQMVRLRSEFGVYGTDTGRMCVAALNSKNIDYVCASIAKVM; encoded by the coding sequence ATGTCTCTGTTCTCCGCCGTCGAAATGGCCCCCCGCGACCCCATCCTGGGTCTCAACGAGCAATTCAACGCTGACACTAACCCCCACAAGGTCAACCTGGGCGTGGGCGTGTACTTCGATGACAACGGCAAGCTGCCGCTACTGGCCTGCGTGCAGGCGGCTGAAAAAACCATGATGGAAAAGCCCACCCCGCGCGGCTACCTGCCCATCGACGGCATCGCCGCCTACGACAACGCCGTCAAGGGCCTGGTCTTTGGTGCCGACTCCGAGCCTGTGCAATCGGGCCGCGTGGCCACGGTGCAAGCCATTGGCGGTACCGGCGGCCTGAAAATCGGCGCCGACTTCCTGAAGAAAGTCAGCCCCGATGCCAAGGTGCTGATCTCTGACCCCAGTTGGGAAAACCACCGCGCCTTGTTCACCAATGCAGGTTTCACCGTGGATACCTACGCCTACTACGACGCTGAGAAGCGCGGCGTCAACTTCGACGGCATGCTGGCCAGCCTGAACGCCGCCGCGCCCGGCACCATCGTGGTGCTGCACGCCTGCTGCCACAACCCCACCGGCTACGACATCACGCCCGCGCAGTGGGACCAGGTCATCGCCGTCGTCAAGGCCAAAAACCTCACCGCCTTCCTCGACATGGCCTACCAGGGCTTTGGCCACGGCATCCAGGAAGACGGCGCAGTGATCCAGAAGTTCGTCGCCTCGGGTCTGAGCTTCTTTGTCTCCACCTCGTTCAGCAAGAGCTTCAGCCTGTACGGCGAGCGCGTGGGTGGCCTCTCTGTCCTGTGCGCTGACAAGGAAGAAGCCAGCCGCGTGCTGAGCCAGCTCAAGATCGTCATCCGCACCAACTACAGCAACCCGCCCACGCACGGCGGCGCCGTGGTGGCCGCCGTGCTGAACAACCCCGAACTGCGCGCCCTGTGGGAAAAAGAGCTGGGCGAAATGCGCGTGCGCATCAAGGCCATGCGCCAGAAGCTGGTCGATGGCCTCAAGGCTGCCGGTGTGCAAAAGGACATGTCCTTCATCACCCAGCAGATCGGCATGTTCAGCTACTCCGGCCTGTCGAAAGACCAAATGGTGCGCCTGCGCAGCGAGTTCGGCGTGTACGGCACCGACACCGGTCGCATGTGCGTGGCCGCGCTCAACAGCAAGAACATCGACTACGTCTGCGCGTCGATTGCCAAGGTGATGTGA
- a CDS encoding IscS subfamily cysteine desulfurase yields MDMTPHFPIYLDYGATTPVDPRVVDAMIPWLREHFGNPASRSHAWGWEAEEAVEKARVQVAELIGADPREIVWTSGATESNNLAIKGAAHFYKGKGKHLITVKTEHKAVLDVMRELERQGFEVTYLNVQENGLLDFDALKAAIRPDTILISVMFVNNEIGVIQDIPAIGAMCREKGIIFHVDAAQATGKLPIDLATLPVDLMSLASHKTYGPKGIGALYVRRKPRIRLEAQMHGGGHERGMRSGTLPTHQIVGMGEAFRIAREEMAQDLAKAHSLQKRLLDGLTDMEQVFINGDMAQRVPHNLNISFNYVEGESLIMGIKGLAVSSGSACTSASLEPSYVLRALGRSDELAHSSLRMTIGRFTTAEEIDYAIGTIRENVARLRDLSPLWDMYKDGVDLSTIQWAAH; encoded by the coding sequence ATGGACATGACTCCCCACTTTCCGATTTATCTTGACTACGGCGCCACCACGCCAGTGGATCCGCGCGTCGTGGACGCCATGATTCCCTGGCTGCGCGAGCATTTTGGCAATCCTGCATCCCGTAGCCACGCCTGGGGCTGGGAAGCCGAAGAGGCCGTGGAAAAGGCCCGCGTCCAGGTGGCTGAGTTGATCGGCGCAGACCCGCGCGAAATCGTCTGGACCAGCGGCGCCACGGAATCGAACAACCTGGCCATCAAGGGCGCCGCCCATTTCTACAAGGGCAAGGGCAAGCACCTCATCACGGTCAAGACCGAGCACAAGGCTGTGCTGGACGTGATGCGCGAGCTGGAGCGCCAGGGTTTTGAGGTCACCTACCTGAACGTGCAGGAAAACGGCTTGCTGGACTTCGACGCGCTCAAGGCGGCGATTCGCCCCGACACCATCTTGATCAGCGTGATGTTTGTGAACAACGAGATCGGCGTGATCCAGGACATTCCGGCCATTGGCGCGATGTGCCGTGAAAAGGGCATCATCTTCCATGTGGATGCAGCGCAAGCCACGGGCAAGCTGCCTATCGACCTGGCCACGTTGCCGGTCGACCTGATGAGTCTGGCCTCACACAAAACCTATGGCCCCAAGGGCATTGGCGCTCTGTATGTGCGCCGCAAGCCGCGCATTCGCCTCGAAGCCCAGATGCACGGCGGCGGTCATGAGCGCGGTATGCGCTCGGGTACGCTGCCCACGCACCAGATTGTGGGCATGGGCGAGGCGTTCCGCATCGCCCGTGAGGAAATGGCGCAAGACCTTGCCAAGGCGCACAGCCTGCAAAAGCGTTTGCTCGATGGCCTGACCGATATGGAGCAGGTGTTCATCAACGGTGACATGGCGCAGCGCGTGCCGCACAACCTGAACATCAGCTTCAACTATGTAGAGGGCGAGTCGCTCATCATGGGGATCAAGGGCCTGGCGGTGTCGTCGGGTTCAGCCTGCACTTCGGCCAGCCTGGAACCCAGCTATGTGCTGCGTGCCCTGGGCCGCAGCGACGAGCTGGCGCACAGCAGCTTGCGCATGACGATTGGCCGCTTCACTACGGCCGAGGAAATCGACTACGCCATCGGCACGATCCGTGAAAACGTAGCCCGGCTGCGCGACCTCAGCCCCCTGTGGGACATGTACAAGGATGGCGTGGACCTGAGCACAATCCAGTGGGCCGCGCACTGA
- a CDS encoding DUF1294 domain-containing protein produces MTKQGSIVRWDATRAFGFIRSGDCAGDVFFHVRDYRGATPPREGLAVVFEEIHVGGKGPRAMAVRTAASPQGAEDARSSDSKRTQRPAPAKRSAPTPRTNQRQGKAHSPATGASLAYGLMLVWAALLAWGVWTQRLPLWTLAALAALNVVTLWMYAADKNAARAGRWRIPESNLHLLSLLGGWPAAWLAQQNMRHKTSKAEFRAVYWLTIVLHCGSLVFWLYRDLF; encoded by the coding sequence ATGACCAAGCAAGGCTCCATCGTTCGCTGGGACGCCACGCGCGCCTTTGGCTTCATTCGCAGCGGCGATTGCGCAGGCGATGTGTTCTTTCACGTACGCGACTACCGCGGTGCCACACCCCCGCGCGAAGGCCTTGCCGTGGTGTTTGAAGAAATCCACGTCGGCGGCAAAGGCCCGCGCGCCATGGCGGTGCGCACGGCGGCCAGCCCGCAGGGCGCCGAAGACGCACGCAGCAGCGACAGCAAGCGCACCCAACGCCCGGCACCCGCAAAGCGCTCGGCACCTACCCCCCGCACAAACCAACGCCAGGGCAAAGCGCACTCACCCGCCACCGGCGCATCCTTGGCCTATGGCCTGATGCTGGTATGGGCCGCTTTGCTGGCCTGGGGCGTGTGGACGCAGCGGCTGCCGCTGTGGACGCTCGCAGCCCTGGCGGCGCTGAACGTCGTCACGCTGTGGATGTACGCGGCCGACAAGAACGCTGCACGTGCAGGCCGTTGGCGCATTCCTGAGTCAAATTTGCACCTGTTGTCTCTGCTCGGCGGCTGGCCCGCTGCCTGGCTGGCCCAGCAAAACATGCGGCACAAAACCAGCAAGGCGGAATTTCGTGCGGTGTACTGGCTCACCATCGTGCTGCATTGCGGCTCGCTGGTGTTCTGGCTCTATCGTGACTTGTTCTAG